One part of the Lotus japonicus ecotype B-129 chromosome 2, LjGifu_v1.2 genome encodes these proteins:
- the LOC130740655 gene encoding PHAF1 protein At3g51130 isoform X3, translating into MLQRPRRRCEGTAMGAIVLDLRPGLGIGPFSLGMPICEAFAQIEQQPNIYDVVHVKYFDEEPLKLDIVISFPDHGFHLRFDPWSQRLRLIEIFDVKRLQMRYSTSLIGGPSTLATFVAVYALFGPTYPGIFDKDRGIYTLFYPGLSFAFPIPSQFTDCCQDGGVELPLEFPDGTTPVTCRVSIYDSSSGKKVGVGSLMDKASAPPLSPGSIYMEEVHVKLGEELYFTVGSQHIPFGASPQDVWTELGRPCGIHQKQVDQMVIHSSSDLRPRTTLCGDYFYNYFNRGLDILFDGQTHKIKKFVLHTNYPGHADFNSYIKCNFVIHGSDAVDGSFQEVNNSKQGAITPSTKWEQVKETLGDCGRAAIQTQGSASNPFGSTLVYGYQNIAFEVMKNGYIATITLFQS; encoded by the exons atgTTGCAGAGACCCAGACGGCGTTGCGAGGGCACAGCCATGGGCGCCATCGTTCTCGATCTCCGTCCTGGTCTCGGAATCGGACCTTTCTCTCTCG GGATGCCTATATGTGAAGCATTTGCTCAGATAGAACAGCAACCTAATATTTACGATGTGGTTCATGTCAAGTACTTTGATGAG GAACCACTCAAGTTGGATATTGTTATTAGCTTTCCCGATCACGGCTTTCATCTTCGTTTCGATCCCTGGTCTCAG AGACTGCGTCTTATTGAAATATTTGATGTAAAGCGGCTTCAAATGCGCTACTCTACTTCTCTGATTGG GGGACCGTCAACTCTAGCTACTTTTGTTGCTGTATATGCACTGTTTGGGCCAACATATCCTGGAATTTTCGATAAGGATAGAGGCATTTACACTCTGTTCTATCCG GGTCTTTCCTTTGCATTTCCGATTCCAAGTCAGTTCACAGACTGCTGTCAAGATGGGGGAG TGGAATTGCCATTGGAGTTTCCAGATGGGACCACACCAGTTACATGCCGTGTTTCTATATATGATAGCTCCTCTGGTAAGAAGGTTGGTGTGGGGTCTTTAATGGACAAGGCTTCTGCTCCTCCATTATCTCCTGGCAGCATTTACATGGAAGAGGTTCATGTTAAG CTGGGGGAAGAATTATACTTCACTGTTGGCTCTCAACACATTCCTTTTGGTGCATCCCCACAG GATGTGTGGACTGAGCTAGGACGTCCCTGCGGTATTCATCAAAAGCAG GTAGATCAAATGGTTATTcattcttcctcagatcttcgGCCTCGAACAACTCTCTGTGGAGATTACTTCTATAATTATTTTAATCGTGGTCTTGACATCTTATTTGATGGACAG ACTCACAAAATCAAGAAGTTTGTGTTACACACCAACTATCCTGGTCATGCTGATTTTAATTCTTACATCAAGTGCAACTTTGTTATCCATGGCTCAGATG CAGTGGACGGATCTTTTCAGGAAGTAAATAACAGCAAACAGGGGGCTATTACGCCTAGTACCAAGTGGGAACAAGTGAAG gaaacaCTGGGGGATTGTGGGCGAGCTGCCATTCAAACTCAAGGTTCTGCAAGTAACCCTTTTGGTTCCACTCTTGTATATGGTTATCAAAATATTGCCTTTGAG GTGATGAAGAATGGTTATATTGCAACAATAACTCTTTTCCAGTCATGA
- the LOC130740655 gene encoding PHAF1 protein At3g51130 isoform X1, protein MLQRPRRRCEGTAMGAIVLDLRPGLGIGPFSLGMPICEAFAQIEQQPNIYDVVHVKYFDESEHLQEPLKLDIVISFPDHGFHLRFDPWSQRLRLIEIFDVKRLQMRYSTSLIGGPSTLATFVAVYALFGPTYPGIFDKDRGIYTLFYPGLSFAFPIPSQFTDCCQDGGVELPLEFPDGTTPVTCRVSIYDSSSGKKVGVGSLMDKASAPPLSPGSIYMEEVHVKLGEELYFTVGSQHIPFGASPQDVWTELGRPCGIHQKQVDQMVIHSSSDLRPRTTLCGDYFYNYFNRGLDILFDGQTHKIKKFVLHTNYPGHADFNSYIKCNFVIHGSDAVDGSFQEVNNSKQGAITPSTKWEQVKETLGDCGRAAIQTQGSASNPFGSTLVYGYQNIAFEVMKNGYIATITLFQS, encoded by the exons atgTTGCAGAGACCCAGACGGCGTTGCGAGGGCACAGCCATGGGCGCCATCGTTCTCGATCTCCGTCCTGGTCTCGGAATCGGACCTTTCTCTCTCG GGATGCCTATATGTGAAGCATTTGCTCAGATAGAACAGCAACCTAATATTTACGATGTGGTTCATGTCAAGTACTTTGATGAG TCTGAGCATTTACAGGAACCACTCAAGTTGGATATTGTTATTAGCTTTCCCGATCACGGCTTTCATCTTCGTTTCGATCCCTGGTCTCAG AGACTGCGTCTTATTGAAATATTTGATGTAAAGCGGCTTCAAATGCGCTACTCTACTTCTCTGATTGG GGGACCGTCAACTCTAGCTACTTTTGTTGCTGTATATGCACTGTTTGGGCCAACATATCCTGGAATTTTCGATAAGGATAGAGGCATTTACACTCTGTTCTATCCG GGTCTTTCCTTTGCATTTCCGATTCCAAGTCAGTTCACAGACTGCTGTCAAGATGGGGGAG TGGAATTGCCATTGGAGTTTCCAGATGGGACCACACCAGTTACATGCCGTGTTTCTATATATGATAGCTCCTCTGGTAAGAAGGTTGGTGTGGGGTCTTTAATGGACAAGGCTTCTGCTCCTCCATTATCTCCTGGCAGCATTTACATGGAAGAGGTTCATGTTAAG CTGGGGGAAGAATTATACTTCACTGTTGGCTCTCAACACATTCCTTTTGGTGCATCCCCACAG GATGTGTGGACTGAGCTAGGACGTCCCTGCGGTATTCATCAAAAGCAG GTAGATCAAATGGTTATTcattcttcctcagatcttcgGCCTCGAACAACTCTCTGTGGAGATTACTTCTATAATTATTTTAATCGTGGTCTTGACATCTTATTTGATGGACAG ACTCACAAAATCAAGAAGTTTGTGTTACACACCAACTATCCTGGTCATGCTGATTTTAATTCTTACATCAAGTGCAACTTTGTTATCCATGGCTCAGATG CAGTGGACGGATCTTTTCAGGAAGTAAATAACAGCAAACAGGGGGCTATTACGCCTAGTACCAAGTGGGAACAAGTGAAG gaaacaCTGGGGGATTGTGGGCGAGCTGCCATTCAAACTCAAGGTTCTGCAAGTAACCCTTTTGGTTCCACTCTTGTATATGGTTATCAAAATATTGCCTTTGAG GTGATGAAGAATGGTTATATTGCAACAATAACTCTTTTCCAGTCATGA
- the LOC130740655 gene encoding PHAF1 protein At3g51130 isoform X2, producing the protein MLQRPRRRCEGTAMGAIVLDLRPGLGIGPFSLGMPICEAFAQIEQQPNIYDVVHVKYFDESEHLQEPLKLDIVISFPDHGFHLRFDPWSQRLRLIEIFDVKRLQMRYSTSLIGGPSTLATFVAVYALFGPTYPGIFDKDRGIYTLFYPGLSFAFPIPSQFTDCCQDGGVELPLEFPDGTTPVTCRVSIYDSSSGKKVGVGSLMDKASAPPLSPGSIYMEEVHVKLGEELYFTVGSQHIPFGASPQDVWTELGRPCGIHQKQVDQMVIHSSSDLRPRTTLCGDYFYNYFNRGLDILFDGQTHKIKKFVLHTNYPGHADFNSYIKCNFVIHGSDVDGSFQEVNNSKQGAITPSTKWEQVKETLGDCGRAAIQTQGSASNPFGSTLVYGYQNIAFEVMKNGYIATITLFQS; encoded by the exons atgTTGCAGAGACCCAGACGGCGTTGCGAGGGCACAGCCATGGGCGCCATCGTTCTCGATCTCCGTCCTGGTCTCGGAATCGGACCTTTCTCTCTCG GGATGCCTATATGTGAAGCATTTGCTCAGATAGAACAGCAACCTAATATTTACGATGTGGTTCATGTCAAGTACTTTGATGAG TCTGAGCATTTACAGGAACCACTCAAGTTGGATATTGTTATTAGCTTTCCCGATCACGGCTTTCATCTTCGTTTCGATCCCTGGTCTCAG AGACTGCGTCTTATTGAAATATTTGATGTAAAGCGGCTTCAAATGCGCTACTCTACTTCTCTGATTGG GGGACCGTCAACTCTAGCTACTTTTGTTGCTGTATATGCACTGTTTGGGCCAACATATCCTGGAATTTTCGATAAGGATAGAGGCATTTACACTCTGTTCTATCCG GGTCTTTCCTTTGCATTTCCGATTCCAAGTCAGTTCACAGACTGCTGTCAAGATGGGGGAG TGGAATTGCCATTGGAGTTTCCAGATGGGACCACACCAGTTACATGCCGTGTTTCTATATATGATAGCTCCTCTGGTAAGAAGGTTGGTGTGGGGTCTTTAATGGACAAGGCTTCTGCTCCTCCATTATCTCCTGGCAGCATTTACATGGAAGAGGTTCATGTTAAG CTGGGGGAAGAATTATACTTCACTGTTGGCTCTCAACACATTCCTTTTGGTGCATCCCCACAG GATGTGTGGACTGAGCTAGGACGTCCCTGCGGTATTCATCAAAAGCAG GTAGATCAAATGGTTATTcattcttcctcagatcttcgGCCTCGAACAACTCTCTGTGGAGATTACTTCTATAATTATTTTAATCGTGGTCTTGACATCTTATTTGATGGACAG ACTCACAAAATCAAGAAGTTTGTGTTACACACCAACTATCCTGGTCATGCTGATTTTAATTCTTACATCAAGTGCAACTTTGTTATCCATGGCTCAGATG TGGACGGATCTTTTCAGGAAGTAAATAACAGCAAACAGGGGGCTATTACGCCTAGTACCAAGTGGGAACAAGTGAAG gaaacaCTGGGGGATTGTGGGCGAGCTGCCATTCAAACTCAAGGTTCTGCAAGTAACCCTTTTGGTTCCACTCTTGTATATGGTTATCAAAATATTGCCTTTGAG GTGATGAAGAATGGTTATATTGCAACAATAACTCTTTTCCAGTCATGA
- the LOC130740654 gene encoding zinc finger CCCH domain-containing protein 44 — protein MEQSPGSKVVRVASELLNGRGLEESKKLDGVSGMAERPAPAVADGVVLKRKRGRPAKGVSKTAPPPPPPKQPEDEEDVCFICFDGGSLVLCDRRGCPKAYHPACVKRDEAFFSSKAKWNCGWHICSSCEKASHYMCYTCTYSVCKGCIDDADFVFVRGNKGLCGICMKTIMLIEESAEGNKDKCEVDFDDKSSWEYLFKVYWMYLKEKLSLTFDEILRARNSCKVAAPMSSKLHTPHELYHLKDEKGSGSENSCIDLESNNLKNKRPKRQQKFLNKGDCVDRITSGSDTGVSLPEGTKWASKELLEFVAHMKNGDTSLLTQFDVQTLLLEYVKKNNLRDPQQKSQIVCDFRLLKLFGKARVGYIEMLVLLEPHFLVKDNSGAANTFGAAIIDAAANEGEATDDYNKQLMLVNDKKCITSKKADVLVPQNNPDAYAAVDPHNINLIYLRRNLVESLTIDTEKINENVAGSFVRIRISSGDQKQDMYRLVQVVGTSKVAEHYQIGTRTTDIKLEILNLNRKEVISIDEISNQEFSEDECKRLRQSIKYGLSKRLTVGEILNKALTLQAIRVNDLLEAEILRLNHLRDRANEKGHRKELKECVEKLQILNSPEERQRRLHEIPDVHADPNLDSLFESDEDAAESDDSKKAGNARSKHPGSDRRERAPIFSKIWDGFLNNGGCRTPDLTATSDPIGNICTLKNHTNPNDAAIDDSNNVVVKSEVSSVAVDISSPLPSIGTEQPFDDHLNDRFWHYQDPSGKVQGPFSMLQLYKWNASGHFPPDLRVWRIDEKQDKSILLTDALNRKSPENVPLTYNSQSLSLGATVSLVDKESSQDGGRNATKNEISADSQIIEQSKEQKVDDTSTQSNGKDESVRSNGWHDQLHLHLHPSLPSTTFTEKLNDNASDKREDHGIEGNSEDNGNYGTNRTSDGQSNSGQSYQKRSDSEDNSGQTSGQNWRLPNINNSTNCLVTTSAHDPGTKTSPHKLGFDLHIPPSPPVCNTTWQAIIGEPDDFDESVSDLLAEVEAMESRGGLESPTSIMKRGEELTDGSKNDCLSFIELSPMLDAGKGDALSSTGNLHLPSQSTAAEESLRQAHIHHQHHQRISGEHSPRSSEVVVGMKNIGVSGNQWESGAGSSPIVPPTVTLGMAIDTTWRLGLENTHLGWGGMDQRETNTSWGVGQMEVHENRSTNSYTSVVAPGLGDGQTRYGSDRYSVPRDRSFPGPGRESGFGRVRTASNRQSLFGVGNGGSYRPSPKGQRVCKFYESGYCKKGASCGYLHP, from the exons ATGGAGCAATCGCCGGGGTCGAAGGTCGTTAGAGTTGCATCGGAGCTTCTCAACGGTAGGGGTTTAGAGGAGTCGAAGAAGCTCGACGGAGTATCTGGCATGGCGGAGAGACCAGCACCTGCAGTCGCCGACGGTGTCGTTTTGAAGAGGAAGCGAGGTCGGCCGGCTAAGGGGGTTTCTAAAACAGCTCCGCCTCCTCCTCCGCCGAAGCAGCCGGAGGATGAGGAGGACGTTTGCTTCATATGCTTCGATGGCGGGAGCCTCGTCCTCTGCGATCGCCG GGGTTGCCCCAAAGCGTATCATCCTGCATGCGTTAAACGAGATGAAGCGTTCTTCAGTTCAAAGGCCAAGTGGAATTGCG GTTGGCATATATGTAGCTCTTGTGAGAAGGCATCCCATTATATGTGCTATACTTGCACGTATTCCGTGTGCAAGGGGTGTATAGATGATGCTGATTTTGTCTTTGTCAGAGGAAATAAGGGTTTGTGTGGAATATGCATGAAAACTATAATGCTGATTGAGGAAAGTGCTGAGGGAAATAAGGACAAG TGTGAAGTGGATTTTGATGACAAGAGCAGTTGGGAGTATCTGTTCAAGGTGTACTGGATGTATTTGAAAGAGAAGCTATCTTTAACGTTTGATGAGATCCTTCGAGCTAGAAACTCTTGCAAAGTTGCTGCTCCTATGAGCTCTAAACTTCACACTCCCCATGAACTTTATCATCTTAAAGATGAAAAAGGTTCTGGTTCTGAGAACTCCTGTATAGACTTAGAATCAAATAATCTGAAAAATAAGAGGCCTAAGAGACAGCAAAAGTTTCTTAATAAAGGCGACTGCGTGGATAGGATAACTTCAGGTAGTGACACTGGCGTGTCATTGCCTGAAGGCACGAAGTGGGCATCCAAGGAGCTCCTAGAGTTTGTTGCACATATGAAAAATGGGGATACATCTCTCCTGACTCAATTTGATGTCCAGACTCTCTTgctggagtatgttaagaaaaaCAATCTCCGTGATCCCCAACAGAAATCCCAAATTGTTTGTGACTTTAGACTATTAAAATTGTTTGGTAAAGCTCGTGTTGGTTACATTGAAATGCTAGTGCTTCTTGAACCCCACTTTCTTGTAAAAGACAATAGTGGTGCGGCAAATACTTTTGGAGCTGCAATTATTGATGCTGCCGCTAATGAAGGAGAGGCCACTGACGATTACAATAAACAGTTGATGTTAGTTAATGATAAAAAATGTATAACGAGTAAAAAGGCTGATGTGCTAGTGCCACAAAATAATCCAGATGCATATGCTGCAGTGGATCCTCACAACATTAACTTGATCTACTTGCGGCGAAATCTGGTGGAGAGTCTAACCATTGATACTGAAAAGATTAATGAGAATGTTGCTGGTTCTTTTGTGCGGATAAGAATTTCTAGTGGTGATCAGAAACAAGATATGTATAGGCTTGTCCAAGTTGTAG GTACAAGCAAGGTTGCTGAACATTACCAAATTGGCACAAGAACAACTGATATTAAGCTTGAAATTTTAAACTTAAACAGGAAGGAAGTCATATCCATAGATGAGATTTCGAATCAGGAATTCTCTGAG GATGAATGCAAGCGTTTGCGTCAGAGTATAAAGTATGGGCTCTCAAAGAGATTGACTGTG GGAGAGATTCTTAACAAAGCATTGACACTCCAAGCAATTAGAGTTAATGAT TTGTTGGAAGCTGAGATATTGCGGCTTAATCATCTCCGTGATAGAGCAAATGAAAAGGGGCACAGAAAAGA GCTTAAAGAATGTGTGGAGAAGTTGCAGATACTAAACTCACCAGAGGAACGTCAGCGCAGGCTGCATGAAATTCCAGATGTACACGCGGACCCCAATTTGGACTCATTGTTCGAGTCTGATGAAGATGCTGCAGAGTCAGATGATAGTAAGAAAG CTGGGAATGCAAGGTCAAAACATCCTGGATCTGATAGAAGAGAGAGGGCACCAATTTTCTCCAAAATTTGGGATGGTTTCTTGAACAATGGTGGGTGTAGAACACCAGACTTGACCGCTACCAGTGATCCGATTGGGAATATATGCACATTAAAGAATCACACCAACCCTAATGATGCAGCTATTGATGATAGTAATAATGTGGTTGTGAAATCAGAAGTATCCAGTGTTGCAGTAGACATTTCATCACCGCTCCCCTCTATAGGGACTGAGCAACCATTTGATGATCATTTGAATGATAGATTCTGGCATTATCAGGACCCGAGTGGGAAAGTTCAAGGACCTTTTTCCATGTTGCAGCTGTATAAGTGGAATGCGAGTGGACATTTCCCTCCAGATCTCAGAGTATGGAGGATAGATGAGAAACAAGATAAATCTATATTGTTAACTGATGCACTAAATAGGAAGAGTCCTGAAAACGTTCCATTGACATACAACAGTCAATCGCTTTCTTTAGGGGCCACTGTTTCATTGGTTGATAAAGAAAGCAGTCAGGATGGTGGGAGAAATGCAACAAAGAATGAAATATCTGCAGACAGCCAAATCATTGAACAGAGCAAGGAACAAAAGGTGGATGATACTTCTACCCAGTCTAATGGTAAAGATGAATCTGTTAGGAGCAATGGATGGCATGACCAGCTGCATCTGCATTTACACCCTTCACTACCGTCAACTACCTTTACTGAAAAATTGAATGACAATGCTTCTGATAAAAGGGAGGATCATGGGATTGAAGGAAACTCCGAAGACAATGGGAATTATGGCACTAACAGGACTTCTGATGGTCAGAGTAATAGTGGGCAGAGTTATCAGAAGCGATCAGATAGTGAAGACAATTCGGGGCAAACTTCTGGACAGAACTGGAGGCTCCCTAATATAAATAATTCTACCAATTGCTTGGTTACTACATCTGCTCATGATCCAGGGACAAAAACATCACCACATAAGCTGGGATTTGATCTGCATATACCTCCTTCGCCTCCAGTGTGTAATACAACATGGCAGGCAATCATTGGGGAACCTGATGATTTTGATGAATCAGTTTCTGATCTGTTGGCAGAAGTGGAGGCAATGGAGTCACGTGGTGGCTTGGAATCTCCCACTTCAATCATGAAACGTGGTGAGGAATTGACTGACGGTTCTAAAAATGATTGTCTCAGTTTTATAGAGCTTAGCCCAATGCTTGATGCCGGTAAAGGTGATGCACTGAGCTCCACAGGTAATTTGCACTTACCATCTCAATCCACGGCAGCAGAGGAATCATTACGGCAAGCACATATccatcatcaacatcatcaaAGAATATCCGGGGAGCATTCcccaagaagttctgaagttgtGGTGGGCATGAAGAACATTGGTGTTTCAGGTAATCAATGGGAGTCAGGTGCTGGGAGTTCTCCTATTGTTCCGCCCACGGTAACATTGGGCATGGCGATAGACACGACTTGGAGACTTGGGTTGGAAAATACACACTTGGGATGGGGTGGAATGGATCAGCGGGAGACAAACACGAGTTGGGGAGTAGGGCAGATGGAAGTGCATGAGAACAGAAGCACAAATTCATACACTTCTGTAGTAGCTCCGGGCCTTGGGGATGGCCAAACAAGATATGGCAGCGATCGTTATTCTGTGCCCAGAGATCGGAGTTTTCCTGGTCCTGGCAGGGAATCAGGTTTTGGTAGAGTCAGAACTGCTTCGAACAGACAATCATTGTTTGGTGTTGGGAATGGAGGCTCATATAGGCCTTCTCCCAAAGGACAGCGAGTTTGTAAATTTTATGAAAGTGGGTATTGTAAGAAGGGAGCATCCTGTGGTTACTTGCACCCATGA
- the LOC130737211 gene encoding uncharacterized protein LOC130737211 — protein sequence MENRVDNLERSLTEMKEVTHEQFEELRRLFLSRDNRRRGRSNTPRHRRTSRDASSVTSRRSDFGSQPGSRSWSRAATHDREQHEPYHHRHHLRAVTGRRVDIPMFNGSDAYGWITKVERFFRLSRVEEREKIEMVMIAMEDRALSWFQWWEEQAQERAWEPFKQALIRRFQPDLVQNPFGPLLSAKQKGSVMEYREAFELLAAPMRNADREVLKGVFLNGLQEDIKAEMKLYPADDLAELMDRALLLEEKNSAMRGGKLRDDDKRGWKEKEGTGGRYFPSTGDNKGRFANSAANHQNRGGTGTAENDGKNLVNKGGTGSNEGKIPEKKWNGGQRLSQTELQERSRKGLCFKCGEKWGREHICAMRNYQLILVEGEEEEEEDEVFEEAEDGEFILEGKVLQLSLNSKEGLTSNRSFKVKGKIGSREVLILVDCGATNNFISQELVVELDIPVIATSEYIVEVGNGARERNSGVCKNLKLEVQGIPITQHFFILGLGGTEVVLGMDWLASLGNIRANFQKLTIQWEVQGQKMFLQGEPSWCKIAAGWKSIKKTMEKEGEAYYLSYEGLTEDTRIATEISEEIEGILAEFPEVFQEPKGLPPKRATYHAILLQEGASIPNSRPYRYPFYQKNEIEKLVKDMLKAGIIRPSTSPFSSPAILVKKKDGGWRFCVDYRALNKLTIPDKFPIPIIDELLDEIGAAVVFSKLDLKSGYHQIRMREEDIPKTAFRTHEGHYEYLVLPFGLSNAPSTFQALMNQVLKPYLRKFALVFFDDILIYSESEEKHREHLRKVLQALEDNHLVANQKKCSFGQLELVYLGHVISGQGVAADPNKIKDMLNWLTPKDVKGLRGFLGLTGYYRKFVKNYSKLAQPLNHLLKKNNFNWSEEAAQAFENPSSHRLIRRPRSHPLAFARKVQK from the coding sequence ATGGAGAATCGGGTTGACAACTTGGAGCGTTCCCTCACCGAGATGAAGGAAGTGACTCACGAACAGTTTGAGGAGCTCCGACGACTCTTCCTGAGTCGCGACAACCGGCGAAGGGGTCGTTCCAACACCCCACGCCATCGAAGAACCTCACGCGATGCGAGCTCAGTCACCTCAAGGAGAAGCGATTTCGGGTCACAACCCGGGTCGCGCTCTTGGTCTCGAGCTGCGACGCACGATCGTGAGCAGCACGAACCCTATCATCACCGTCACCATCTGCGAGCAGTCACGGGAAGGCGAGTCGACATTCCGATGTTCAACGGAAGCGACGCGTATGGCTGGATAACGAAGGTCGAACGTTTTTTCAGGCTCAGTCGGGTCGAAGAAAGGGAGAAGATCGAGATGGTGATGATCGCCATGGAAGATCGTGCCCTCAGCTGGTTTCAGTGGTGGGAAGAGCAAGCTCAGGAGCGAGCTTGGGAACCGTTCAAACAAGCTCTGATCCGCCGTTTCCAACCGGATCTTGTCCAGAACCCGTTTGGACCTCTACTCAGTGCCAAACAGAAGGGTAGCGTCATGGAATATCGAGAAGCCTTCGAGCTCTTAGCTGCACCCATGAGAAACGCTGACAGGGAGGTGTTAAAAGGGGTATTCCTGAACGGTTTGCAGGAAGACATCAAGGCTGAAATGAAATTGTACCCAGCTGATGACCTCGCTGAGCTGATGGACAGAGCACTGCTGCTCGAGGAGAAAAACTCCGCTATGAGAGGAGGGAAACTGAGAGATGATGACAAACGTGGgtggaaggagaaagaaggaaCTGGGGGAAGGTATTTTCCCAGTACTGGAGACAACAAGGGGAGGTTTGCTAACTCTGCCGCGAATCACCAAAACAGAGGGGGAACTGGAACTGCTGAAAATGATGGGAAAAATCTTGTGAACAAAGGGGGAACAGGAAGCAATGAAGGAAAAATTCCTGAGAAGAAGTGGAATGGAGGGCAAAGGCTCTCTCAAACCGAGCTACAGGAAAGAAGTAGAAAGGGGTTATGCTTTAAGTGTGGGGAGAAGTGGGGAAGGGAGCACATATGTGCCATGAGGAATTATCAATTGATTCTGGTAGAgggggaagaggaagaagaggaagatgaggttTTCGAAGAGGCTGAGGATGGGGAATTCATTTTGGAAGGAAAGGTGCTGCAATTATCCTTGAATAGCAAGGAAGGGTTAACCTCTAATAGATCTTTCAAGGTCAAAGGAAAGATTGGGAGCAGAGAAGTTCTGATATTGGTGGATTGTGGGGCAACCAACAACTTCATTTCTCAAGAGCTGGTGGTGGAACTAGACATACCTGTGATTGCCACTTCAGAGTATATAGTGGAGGTGGGAAATGGGGCTAGGGAGAGAAATTCCGGAGTATGTAAGAACCTGAAGCTAGAGGTTCAGGGGATTCCCATTACTCAACATTTTTTCATCCTAGGCCTAGGGGGAACAGAAGTGGTGCTGGGAATGGATTGGCTTGCTAGTCTTGGCAACATTAGAGCAAATTTCCAAAAGCTGACCATTCAATGGGAGGTTCAAGGACAGAAAATGTTCTTACAAGGGGAACCATCCTGGTGTAAGATTGCTGCAGGATGGAAATCTATTAAAAAGACTATGGAGAAGGAGGGTGAAGCATATTACCTTTCTTATGAGGGGTTGACTGAGGATACAAGGATTGCAACTGAGATTTCAGAAGAGATAGAGGGAATCCTAGCAGAATTTCCTGAAGTTTTTCAAGAACCAAAGGGGCTACCTCCCAAGAGAGCAACATATCATGCCATTTTGCTTCAAGAAGGAGCTTCCATACCCAACAGTAGGCCCTACAGGTATCCATTCTATCAGAAAAATGAGATTGAGAAATTAGTAAAAGACATGCTCAAGGCAGGGATCATTAGACCCAGTACAAGCCCTTTTAGCAGTCCTGCTATATTGGTGAAAAAGAAAGATGGAGGGTggcgattttgtgtggattataGAGCCCTCAACAAGCTTACAATCCCTGACAAATTCCCTATACCAATTATTGATGAACTGTTAGATGAAATAGGAGCAGCTGTGGTTTTTTCAAAACTTGATTTGAAATCTGGTTATCACCAGATTAGAATGAGAGAGGAAGACATTCctaagactgctttcagaacccATGAGGGCCACTATGAATACCTAGTCCTACCATTTGGCCTATCCAATGCACCCTCAACCTTTCAAGCACTCATGAACCAAGTCTTGAAGCCCTATCTTAGAAAATTTGCACTTGTATTTTTTGATGATATCTTGATATACAGTGAGAGTGAGGAAAAGCATAGGGAACACTTGAGGAAAGTTTTGCAAGCTTTAGAGGATAACCACCTGGTGGCAAACCAAAAGAAATGTTCTTTTGGTCAACTGGAATTGGTGTATTTAGGGCATGTGATATCAGGACAAGGGGTAGCTGCTGACCCTAACAAAATCAAAGATATGTTGAACTGGCTCACTCCAAAAGATGTGAAAGGATTAAGAGGTTTCCTTGGGTTAACAGGGTATTATAGGAAATTTGTGAAGAATTATAGTAAACTGGCCCAACCTCTCAACCATTTACTCAAAAAGAACAACTTCAATTGGAGTGAAGAGGCAGCTCAGGCTTTTGAGAATCCTTCTTCTCATAGACTAATTCGGAGACCAAGATCTCATCCACTAGCCTTTGCAAGGAAAGTTCAGAAATAA